The Fundidesulfovibrio putealis DSM 16056 genome includes a window with the following:
- the clpA gene encoding ATP-dependent Clp protease ATP-binding subunit ClpA → MLGKRLERVLTNAVKEVKRRNHEYLTLEHLLHAIVLEESGKSILINCGANVVRLRHQLERFFAEHMEVLPTDQTSDVVQTLGVQRVLQRAIMQMQSAGKGKVEVGDVLAAIFEEDDSYAVYFLKSHGVTRLDVLECIAHGSGAEDNDADAGAGQAGEPGKAKESALEQFTVDLVAKARAGKIDPLIGRDEELTRTVQVLARRRKNNPLFVGDPGVGKTALAEGLALRIATGEIAESFRNAEIFALDMGALLAGTKYRGDFEARMKSVLNEFKTRPGAILFVDEIHTIVGAGATSGGTLDASNILKPVLASGDLRCIGSTTYEEFKNHFEKDRALSRRFQKIEVHEPSQEEAVEILKGLKPHYEEHHGVQYTAAALKSAVELSARHLSDRYLPDKAIDVIDEAGAIFKLAAKPGKNVIGVHDVEKVVSRMAKIPAHRVSSTDRNRLSNVEDDLKRLIFGQDEAIDVLCKAIKRSRAGLSPAGKPTGNFLLAGPTGVGKTELSKQLANVLGINFMRFDMSEYMEKHAVARLIGAPPGYVGFDQGGLLTDGIRKHPYTVLLLDEIEKAHPDMFNILLQVMDYATLTDNNGRKADFSHVILLMTSNAGAREMSAKSIGFGQNSNDNTAFHGQKAIERLFTPEFRNRLDAVINFKPLSSTVMEMIVGKYITELNVQLKDRKVTVDVSDNAVTWLAEKGFDPAFGARPLARLIQEKLKDPLADELLFGKLQKGGHVKVDVAKDGPKKGKQDKVETVLAFSYTSKAGEKEKV, encoded by the coding sequence ATGCTCGGAAAAAGACTTGAACGTGTCCTCACCAACGCGGTGAAGGAAGTCAAACGCCGCAACCACGAGTACCTGACGCTGGAGCACCTGCTCCACGCCATCGTGCTGGAGGAAAGCGGAAAGTCCATCCTGATCAACTGCGGAGCCAACGTGGTGCGTCTGCGCCACCAGCTTGAGCGCTTTTTCGCCGAACATATGGAAGTGCTGCCCACGGACCAGACCTCCGACGTGGTCCAGACCCTGGGTGTGCAGCGCGTGTTACAGCGGGCCATCATGCAGATGCAGTCCGCCGGAAAGGGCAAGGTGGAAGTCGGCGACGTGCTGGCCGCCATCTTCGAGGAGGACGACTCCTACGCGGTCTATTTCCTGAAATCCCACGGAGTCACCCGCCTGGATGTCCTGGAATGCATCGCCCACGGCTCGGGGGCAGAGGACAACGACGCCGACGCGGGCGCGGGGCAGGCCGGGGAACCCGGCAAGGCCAAGGAATCCGCCCTGGAGCAGTTCACGGTGGACCTGGTGGCCAAGGCCCGTGCGGGCAAGATCGATCCGCTCATCGGTCGCGACGAGGAGCTGACCCGCACCGTGCAGGTGCTGGCGCGCCGCCGCAAAAATAACCCCCTCTTCGTGGGCGACCCCGGCGTCGGCAAGACCGCCCTGGCCGAGGGCCTTGCGCTGCGCATCGCCACCGGCGAGATCGCCGAGAGCTTCCGTAACGCCGAGATCTTCGCCCTGGACATGGGCGCGCTGCTGGCCGGAACCAAGTACCGGGGCGATTTCGAGGCCCGGATGAAGTCCGTGCTGAACGAATTCAAGACCCGGCCCGGAGCCATCCTCTTCGTGGACGAGATTCACACCATCGTGGGCGCGGGAGCCACCAGCGGCGGCACCCTGGACGCCTCCAACATCCTCAAGCCCGTGCTGGCCTCGGGAGATCTGCGCTGCATCGGGTCCACCACCTACGAGGAATTCAAGAATCACTTCGAGAAGGACCGCGCCCTGTCGCGACGCTTCCAGAAAATTGAGGTGCACGAACCCTCCCAGGAGGAGGCCGTGGAAATCCTCAAGGGCTTGAAGCCTCACTATGAAGAGCACCACGGGGTGCAGTACACCGCCGCCGCCCTCAAGAGCGCCGTGGAGCTCTCCGCGCGCCATCTGAGCGACCGCTACCTGCCCGACAAGGCCATCGACGTGATCGACGAGGCCGGGGCCATCTTCAAGCTTGCGGCCAAGCCGGGAAAGAACGTCATCGGCGTGCACGACGTGGAAAAGGTCGTGTCGCGCATGGCCAAGATTCCGGCGCACCGCGTGTCCTCCACGGACCGCAACCGTCTCTCCAACGTCGAGGACGACCTGAAGCGGCTGATCTTCGGACAGGACGAGGCCATTGACGTGCTGTGCAAGGCCATCAAGCGCTCCCGAGCCGGATTGTCGCCAGCGGGCAAACCCACCGGCAACTTCCTGTTGGCCGGTCCCACGGGCGTCGGCAAGACCGAGCTTTCCAAGCAGCTGGCCAACGTGCTGGGCATCAACTTCATGCGCTTCGACATGAGCGAATACATGGAGAAGCACGCCGTGGCCCGACTGATCGGCGCGCCTCCGGGGTACGTAGGTTTCGACCAGGGGGGGCTCCTCACCGACGGCATCCGCAAGCACCCCTACACGGTGCTCCTGCTGGACGAGATCGAGAAGGCCCACCCGGACATGTTCAACATCCTCTTGCAGGTGATGGACTACGCCACGCTCACCGACAACAACGGGCGCAAGGCCGACTTCAGCCACGTCATCCTGCTCATGACCTCCAACGCCGGAGCGCGCGAGATGTCGGCCAAGTCCATCGGCTTCGGCCAGAACTCGAACGACAATACGGCCTTCCATGGTCAGAAAGCCATCGAACGCCTGTTCACGCCGGAGTTCCGCAACCGCCTGGATGCGGTGATCAACTTCAAGCCGCTCAGTTCCACGGTCATGGAGATGATCGTGGGCAAGTACATTACCGAACTCAACGTCCAATTGAAGGACCGCAAGGTCACTGTGGATGTGTCCGACAACGCCGTGACGTGGCTGGCCGAAAAGGGCTTCGACCCGGCCTTCGGCGCGCGTCCGCTGGCGCGGCTCATTCAGGAAAAGCTCAAGGATCCCCTGGCCGACGAACTGCTCTTCGGCAAGCTCCAGAAGGGCGGCCACGTGAAGGTGGACGTCGCCAAGGACGGCCCGAAAAAGGGGAAGCAGGACAAGGTGGAGACCGTGCTCGCTTTCTCCTACACATCCAAGGCCGGAGAGAAGGAAAAGGTCTGA
- the aat gene encoding leucyl/phenylalanyl-tRNA--protein transferase: MITLLGSTIGFPDPETADPGGLLAVGGDLSVPRLVEAYRRGIFPWYNDEHPILWWAPDPRPILRPKDLTLDSRFRRYLRNHPFQVSVDTDFQAVISACAVMYRPGQGGTWITDDMIRAYVRLHLAGYAHSVECRLDGELVGAIYGVAVGRAFFGESMFHEEGNASKVAFAHLVWLLRDLKYPFMDCQQATPHVMRFGAREVPRRQFTRLVREATAMEHEREGWRAPAWWNDPAARKEALRER; the protein is encoded by the coding sequence GTGATAACCTTGCTGGGCTCCACCATCGGATTCCCGGACCCGGAGACCGCCGACCCAGGCGGTCTCCTGGCCGTGGGGGGAGACCTGTCCGTGCCTCGGCTCGTTGAAGCTTACCGCCGGGGCATCTTTCCCTGGTACAACGACGAGCACCCCATCCTGTGGTGGGCTCCGGACCCCAGGCCCATCCTGCGCCCCAAAGACCTGACGCTCGATTCGCGTTTTCGCCGTTACCTTCGCAACCATCCTTTCCAAGTGAGTGTTGATACCGATTTCCAGGCGGTCATCAGCGCCTGCGCCGTGATGTATCGGCCCGGACAAGGCGGCACCTGGATAACCGACGATATGATCCGCGCCTACGTGCGCCTGCATCTGGCCGGATACGCCCACAGCGTGGAGTGCCGCCTGGACGGGGAGTTGGTGGGCGCGATCTACGGCGTAGCAGTGGGGCGGGCCTTCTTCGGCGAGTCCATGTTCCATGAGGAGGGCAACGCATCCAAAGTCGCCTTCGCACATCTGGTCTGGCTGCTCAGGGACCTGAAATACCCGTTCATGGATTGCCAGCAGGCCACACCGCACGTGATGCGATTCGGAGCGCGCGAGGTGCCGCGCAGGCAATTCACCCGCCTGGTGCGGGAGGCCACGGCCATGGAGCATGAGCGCGAAGGCTGGCGCGCCCCTGCCTGGTGGAACGATCCGGCTGCCAGAAAGGAGGCCCTGCGTGAGCGTTGA
- a CDS encoding DUF1848 domain-containing protein, producing the protein MIVSASRRADIPAHYAQWFVNRAAAGWCAVPNPFNARQVSRISLAPQDVDAVVFWTRDPRPMIAHLPWLDGLRLRSVFQFTLVEYPPALHPGMPALGERLDAFRRLAEAIGPERVLWRYDPIVLSSRFGPDYHRKNVEMLSKALDGYTRRMTVSLVEPYRKIRKRLDQAGVDPLAPAESHLAGMFTDMAAMARSRGMEPQSCADEAGLHHFGFSPGACVDGELLRRLFGVTSEKNKDPHQRSACLCAPSKDIGMYDACPAGCAYCYATQNFERARRNFAAHDPLSDSLLGEAPCPNVSGERKNKQ; encoded by the coding sequence ATGATCGTCAGCGCCTCCCGGCGCGCCGACATTCCGGCACATTATGCCCAGTGGTTCGTGAACCGGGCGGCCGCCGGATGGTGCGCCGTGCCGAACCCGTTCAACGCCAGGCAGGTAAGCCGGATAAGCCTCGCGCCCCAGGACGTGGACGCCGTGGTGTTCTGGACGCGCGACCCCAGGCCCATGATCGCGCACCTGCCCTGGCTGGACGGCCTGAGGCTCAGGTCCGTGTTCCAGTTCACCCTGGTGGAATACCCCCCTGCCCTGCATCCGGGCATGCCCGCGCTCGGCGAACGGCTGGACGCATTCCGACGTCTGGCCGAGGCCATAGGACCGGAGCGCGTGCTGTGGCGCTATGACCCCATCGTGCTATCTTCCCGGTTCGGCCCGGACTACCATCGGAAAAATGTCGAGATGCTCTCAAAAGCGCTGGATGGATACACCAGACGGATGACTGTGAGCCTCGTGGAGCCGTATCGGAAGATCAGGAAGCGCCTGGATCAAGCTGGAGTGGACCCGCTGGCCCCCGCTGAATCACATCTCGCGGGGATGTTCACGGACATGGCCGCCATGGCGCGCAGCCGGGGCATGGAGCCGCAAAGCTGCGCAGACGAAGCCGGTCTGCATCACTTCGGTTTCTCGCCTGGAGCCTGCGTGGATGGTGAGTTGCTGCGCCGCCTGTTCGGCGTCACGTCAGAAAAGAACAAAGACCCGCACCAGCGCTCCGCCTGCCTCTGCGCCCCCAGCAAGGACATCGGCATGTACGACGCCTGCCCGGCAGGGTGCGCCTACTGCTACGCCACGCAGAATTTCGAGCGTGCACGGCGCAACTTCGCGGCGCACGATCCCCTCTCTGACTCGCTTCTTGGGGAGGCGCCCTGCCCCAACGTGTCGGGAGAGCGCAAGAACAAACAATAA
- a CDS encoding glycoside hydrolase family 3 protein — protein sequence MRILTYSALFVALLLVPFRPAPLAAATVDQILSSMTLEEKIGQMMLVAFKGPGVSPELAEMIAKRHIGGVILYSSWGNVENIRQVAALNAAIQAAAAATPRAVGLFVGIDQEGGPVIRLREGVTVFPSQMAVAATGNREHARAMARVMASELTVLGVNLNFSPVADVNSNPDNPIIGIRSFGSDPNVVSRLSAAMVEEYVRARMLCTPKHFPGHGDTDVDSHLGLPLSNHDKKTLDRIDFAPFRATFAAKAPAVMTAHVEVPALEPARDLPATLSSKILEGALRKELRFDGLIVTDSLGMGALSKGVGTVRAAVMAAKAGADVLLFGADIGHEPADQIAAFDNLVAAAKSGEIPMERIDRAVRRILTVKGEYGLLDARAIPNRALEIPFRVGIAENRQAALSAAQDSITLRHDRLRLLPLKPSDRVLIIWPERNSNDAVGSLPLAPGTALLRTAREPSSQDLRNAVEASAQVDKVVVFTYDATRNPAQQNLARTLLAIKPGGFVHVALGAPYDLSLFADAPTSVATYGDVPASIEALAKALAGRAPFTGRLPVRLQ from the coding sequence ATGCGAATTCTCACATACTCGGCACTGTTTGTGGCGCTGCTGCTCGTCCCGTTTCGTCCGGCCCCGCTTGCCGCCGCGACGGTCGACCAGATCCTCTCCTCCATGACACTGGAAGAAAAAATCGGGCAGATGATGCTGGTGGCCTTCAAAGGCCCCGGCGTGTCGCCCGAGCTTGCCGAGATGATCGCAAAGCGCCACATCGGCGGGGTGATCCTCTATTCCTCCTGGGGCAACGTGGAGAACATCCGCCAGGTTGCGGCCCTGAACGCCGCCATCCAGGCCGCTGCCGCCGCCACGCCGCGCGCGGTCGGACTTTTCGTAGGCATCGACCAGGAGGGCGGCCCGGTGATCCGCCTGCGAGAGGGCGTCACCGTCTTTCCAAGCCAGATGGCCGTGGCCGCCACCGGCAACAGGGAGCACGCGCGGGCCATGGCGCGGGTGATGGCCAGCGAACTCACGGTGCTCGGCGTGAACCTCAACTTCTCGCCCGTGGCCGACGTCAATTCCAACCCGGACAACCCCATCATCGGTATCCGCTCCTTCGGTTCGGACCCCAACGTGGTCTCGCGGCTGAGCGCCGCCATGGTGGAAGAATACGTGCGCGCCCGCATGCTCTGCACCCCCAAGCACTTTCCCGGGCACGGCGACACGGACGTGGACTCCCACCTGGGCCTGCCCCTCTCCAACCACGACAAAAAGACCCTGGACCGCATCGACTTCGCCCCGTTCCGGGCCACTTTCGCGGCCAAGGCCCCGGCGGTGATGACCGCCCACGTGGAGGTTCCGGCCCTGGAACCTGCCCGCGACCTGCCCGCCACGCTTTCTTCCAAAATTCTGGAAGGCGCTTTGCGCAAGGAGCTGCGCTTCGACGGGCTCATCGTCACAGATTCGCTGGGCATGGGCGCGCTCTCCAAGGGCGTGGGAACCGTGCGGGCAGCCGTCATGGCGGCCAAGGCCGGAGCGGACGTGCTGCTGTTCGGCGCGGACATCGGCCACGAGCCAGCCGACCAGATCGCAGCCTTCGACAACCTCGTGGCCGCCGCGAAATCAGGCGAGATCCCCATGGAACGCATTGACCGCGCCGTGCGCCGCATCCTCACGGTCAAGGGCGAATACGGTCTGCTGGACGCGCGCGCCATCCCCAACCGCGCCCTGGAGATTCCCTTCCGGGTGGGCATCGCCGAAAACCGTCAGGCCGCGCTTTCCGCCGCGCAGGACAGCATCACCCTGCGCCACGACCGTCTGAGGCTGCTGCCTTTGAAGCCAAGCGACCGTGTGCTGATCATCTGGCCGGAGCGCAACTCCAACGACGCCGTAGGCTCCCTGCCGCTGGCCCCTGGCACGGCGCTTCTGCGCACCGCGCGCGAACCCTCGTCGCAGGACCTGCGCAACGCCGTGGAAGCCAGCGCCCAGGTGGACAAGGTGGTGGTGTTCACCTACGACGCCACCCGCAACCCCGCCCAGCAGAACCTGGCGCGCACGCTCCTGGCCATAAAACCGGGCGGTTTCGTGCATGTGGCCCTTGGCGCGCCCTACGACCTCTCGCTGTTTGCCGACGCGCCCACCTCCGTGGCCACCTACGGAGACGTCCCGGCCTCGATAGAGGCGCTGGCCAAGGCGCTGGCCGGGCGCGCGCCCTTCACCGGAAGGCTCCCGGTCCGCCTGCAATGA
- a CDS encoding malic enzyme-like NAD(P)-binding protein — MALFTKEEALRYHSAARVGKLEVVPCKPFRNQKDLSMAYSPGVAEACREIHADPAKVYDYTNRGNNVAVVSNGTAVLGLGNIGPKAGKPVMEGKGFLFKIFADIDVYDLNINAAKPEQVIEFCKMLEPSVGGINLEDIKAPECFEIEQALIEMLEIPVFHDDQHGTAIVSAAGLLNACEITGKKLEDLRVVVSGAGAAAIACSKLYEAMGIQRSNIAMFDTRGHINKSRTNLHSTKAYFGDVQKIEYASLGEAMKGADVFLGLSVKGAVNQDMVKGMAKDPVIFAMANPDPEISYADAKAARPDAIMGTGRSDFPNQVNNVSGFPFIFRGALDAGSKKINEEMKMAAAKAIAALAKEPVPSEICDMYGVKELKLGIDYIMPKALDFRMLEWEAPAVAKAAMETGVATKKLDLEQYAKDLRKRMDDAHSRMNQFLGTYDLSMI, encoded by the coding sequence ATGGCTCTGTTCACCAAAGAGGAAGCTCTGCGCTACCACTCGGCAGCGCGCGTCGGCAAGCTTGAAGTGGTTCCCTGCAAACCGTTCCGCAACCAGAAAGACCTCTCCATGGCCTACTCGCCGGGCGTGGCCGAGGCCTGTCGCGAAATCCACGCGGACCCCGCCAAGGTGTACGACTACACCAACCGCGGCAACAACGTCGCCGTCGTGTCCAACGGCACCGCCGTCCTGGGCCTGGGCAACATCGGCCCCAAGGCCGGCAAGCCCGTGATGGAAGGCAAGGGTTTCCTGTTCAAGATCTTTGCCGACATCGACGTCTACGACCTGAACATCAACGCCGCCAAACCCGAACAGGTCATCGAATTCTGCAAGATGCTCGAACCCTCCGTGGGCGGCATCAACCTGGAAGACATCAAGGCCCCCGAGTGCTTCGAGATCGAGCAGGCGCTCATCGAAATGCTTGAGATCCCCGTCTTCCACGACGACCAGCACGGCACGGCCATCGTGTCCGCCGCTGGCCTTCTGAACGCCTGCGAGATCACCGGCAAGAAGCTCGAGGATCTGCGCGTGGTCGTCTCCGGCGCGGGCGCTGCCGCCATCGCCTGCTCCAAGCTGTACGAGGCCATGGGCATCCAGCGCTCCAACATCGCCATGTTCGACACTCGCGGCCACATCAACAAGAGCCGCACCAACCTGCACTCCACCAAGGCCTACTTCGGCGACGTGCAGAAGATCGAGTACGCGAGCCTGGGCGAAGCCATGAAGGGCGCGGACGTGTTCCTGGGCCTGTCGGTCAAGGGCGCGGTCAACCAGGACATGGTCAAGGGAATGGCCAAGGACCCGGTCATCTTCGCCATGGCCAACCCCGACCCCGAGATCTCCTACGCCGACGCCAAGGCCGCCCGTCCCGACGCCATCATGGGCACCGGACGTTCGGACTTCCCCAACCAGGTCAACAACGTCTCCGGCTTCCCCTTCATCTTCCGTGGCGCGCTCGACGCGGGCTCCAAGAAGATCAACGAGGAGATGAAGATGGCCGCCGCCAAGGCCATCGCCGCCCTGGCCAAGGAGCCCGTGCCTTCCGAGATCTGCGACATGTACGGCGTGAAGGAATTGAAGCTCGGCATCGATTACATCATGCCCAAGGCCCTCGACTTCCGCATGCTGGAATGGGAAGCCCCCGCCGTGGCCAAGGCCGCCATGGAAACCGGCGTGGCCACCAAGAAGCTGGACCTCGAGCAGTATGCGAAGGACCTGCGCAAGCGCATGGACGACGCCCACAGCCGTATGAACCAGTTCCTGGGCACCTACGACCTGAGCATGATCTAG
- a CDS encoding glycosyltransferase family 9 protein produces MRTLVINLTRFGDLLQTQPVFTGLKESGDTVGLVCLQNFLPATALVRDLDAVFAIPGARLLAELDRSWPVALGSCLGFVDNVRGEFAPDRVINLTSSLPSRLLARAMRADVVQGFGLDDFGYGIYSTPWAAFLEATALHRGSSPFNLVDLFFKAAHLGDAPRRFRLAEPDPSALSDVRALISEQAIGNATDIAGYVGLQLGASAAKRQWPTQHFAQVAQRLWERHRLLPVLLGGKDEQELAGRFAASTGVPHVNLVGRTGLPQLAAAVSLLRVLVTNDTGTMHLAAGLGVPILAIFLATAQPWDTGPYLPGACCLEPDLPCHPCSFSHECPIDWACRNAVRPETVAACLDGWLESGRWPDVAGRGVRAWECYSDAGGFLGLRSLSGHDGADRTVWNEIQRQAWRRFLDGQPQSFRGDEAERLSPAFREHLAGVLLQAGGLLDVLIQQSRLLAMAPRPALRSKFMATWQRLESLFASDPAFSTLGHLWLHLSQAESPDMSRFDSFALSVADMVSALSGLFVPRP; encoded by the coding sequence ATGCGTACGCTCGTCATCAATCTGACCCGCTTCGGCGACCTGCTCCAGACCCAGCCCGTCTTTACCGGACTCAAAGAGTCCGGAGATACGGTCGGCCTGGTTTGTCTGCAGAACTTCCTGCCCGCGACTGCCCTGGTCAGGGACCTGGACGCCGTGTTCGCCATCCCTGGCGCGCGCCTTCTGGCCGAGCTGGACCGATCCTGGCCTGTGGCCCTGGGCAGCTGCCTGGGCTTCGTGGACAATGTGCGCGGCGAGTTCGCCCCGGACCGTGTGATAAACCTCACCTCGTCGCTGCCCTCGCGGCTCCTGGCCCGGGCCATGCGTGCGGACGTTGTGCAGGGCTTCGGCCTGGACGACTTCGGTTACGGAATTTATTCGACCCCCTGGGCCGCCTTCCTGGAAGCCACGGCGCTTCATCGCGGCTCCAGCCCCTTCAATCTCGTCGATCTGTTCTTCAAGGCCGCCCATTTGGGCGACGCTCCGCGCCGGTTCCGGCTGGCCGAACCGGACCCGTCGGCACTGTCGGACGTGCGGGCCCTGATTTCGGAGCAGGCCATCGGAAACGCGACGGACATCGCCGGATATGTCGGGTTGCAGCTTGGTGCCAGCGCGGCCAAACGGCAATGGCCTACGCAGCATTTCGCCCAGGTCGCACAGCGCTTGTGGGAGCGCCACCGCCTGCTGCCGGTTCTGCTCGGCGGCAAGGACGAGCAGGAGCTGGCCGGACGGTTCGCGGCCAGCACCGGCGTGCCGCACGTGAATCTGGTGGGGCGCACCGGCCTGCCTCAACTGGCCGCCGCAGTGAGCCTTCTGCGCGTGCTTGTCACCAACGACACCGGCACCATGCACCTGGCCGCAGGGCTTGGCGTGCCCATCCTGGCGATATTCCTGGCCACGGCCCAGCCCTGGGACACCGGCCCGTACCTGCCGGGCGCGTGCTGCCTGGAGCCGGACCTGCCCTGCCATCCCTGTTCCTTCTCCCATGAATGTCCCATCGACTGGGCCTGCCGCAACGCGGTTCGCCCGGAGACCGTCGCGGCCTGCCTGGACGGCTGGCTGGAATCGGGCCGTTGGCCGGACGTGGCGGGGAGGGGCGTGCGGGCTTGGGAATGTTATTCCGATGCCGGGGGCTTTCTCGGCCTGCGCTCGCTCTCCGGCCACGACGGCGCGGACAGGACAGTCTGGAATGAAATCCAGCGCCAGGCCTGGCGACGGTTTCTTGACGGCCAGCCGCAGTCCTTCCGTGGGGACGAGGCCGAGCGGCTCTCGCCCGCCTTCCGGGAACATCTTGCAGGGGTGCTTCTCCAGGCGGGCGGCCTGTTGGATGTCCTGATACAGCAGTCGCGCCTTCTGGCCATGGCGCCGCGCCCGGCCCTTAGGAGCAAGTTCATGGCCACCTGGCAGCGCCTGGAAAGCCTGTTCGCCTCCGACCCGGCATTCAGCACCCTGGGGCACCTCTGGCTGCATCTTTCCCAGGCTGAAAGCCCGGACATGTCCCGCTTCGATTCTTTCGCGCTAAGCGTCGCGGATATGGTCTCCGCCCTGTCGGGCTTGTTCGTTCCACGGCCCTGA
- the ercA gene encoding alcohol dehydrogenase-like regulatory protein ErcA — MADGQEPGLRKFVAPEFVFGEGASKLAARHAANLGARRPMLVTDAGLIDSGWSALLEADLRSAGIDCVLFSDVTPNPKDHEVMAGEELYRAEGCDALVALGGGSVLDCAKGIGVVNACGGHITQYEGVDTIHRPLPPMVCIPTTSGSSADVSQFAIITDTTRKVKIALVSKMLVPDVSLLDPMPTTTMSAALTAETGVDALTHAIEAYVSNASSPVTDLFALESMRLVHRWLVRAVREPLHLKARAQMCLASLDAGLAFSNAILGAVHGMAHSLGGSLDLPHGECNAILLGPVIAFNYPSAPRRYRKVAKALGCAVEGLPDDEVLDMLLGAVKALRAEVDLNRNLGELGVTRADIPRLAALAMQDPCILTNPRKPAQADIEAIYEAAL, encoded by the coding sequence ATGGCTGACGGGCAGGAACCAGGATTGAGAAAGTTCGTCGCGCCGGAATTCGTCTTCGGCGAGGGCGCGTCAAAGCTTGCCGCCCGACATGCGGCCAACCTGGGAGCCAGGCGCCCCATGCTCGTGACCGACGCCGGACTCATCGATTCCGGATGGTCGGCCCTGCTGGAAGCGGACCTGCGTTCCGCCGGGATCGACTGCGTCCTGTTCAGCGACGTCACGCCCAACCCCAAGGACCATGAGGTCATGGCCGGGGAAGAGCTCTACCGCGCCGAGGGATGTGACGCGCTGGTGGCCCTGGGAGGCGGCAGCGTGCTGGACTGCGCCAAGGGCATCGGCGTGGTGAACGCCTGCGGCGGACACATCACGCAATATGAGGGCGTGGACACCATCCACCGCCCCCTGCCTCCGATGGTGTGCATTCCGACCACCTCCGGAAGCTCGGCGGACGTGTCGCAGTTCGCCATCATCACCGACACCACCCGCAAAGTGAAGATCGCCCTGGTGAGCAAGATGCTCGTGCCGGACGTCTCCCTGCTGGACCCCATGCCCACCACCACCATGAGCGCCGCCCTCACCGCCGAGACCGGTGTGGACGCGCTGACCCACGCCATCGAGGCCTACGTTTCCAACGCCAGCTCCCCGGTGACGGACCTGTTCGCCCTGGAGTCCATGCGGCTGGTCCATCGCTGGCTGGTCCGCGCGGTCCGCGAGCCCCTGCACCTCAAGGCCCGTGCGCAGATGTGCCTGGCCAGCCTGGATGCCGGCCTGGCCTTCTCCAACGCCATCCTGGGCGCGGTGCACGGCATGGCCCACAGCCTGGGGGGCAGCCTCGACCTTCCGCACGGGGAGTGCAACGCCATCCTGCTTGGCCCGGTCATCGCCTTCAATTATCCGTCCGCGCCCCGCCGCTACCGCAAGGTGGCCAAGGCCCTGGGCTGCGCCGTGGAAGGTCTCCCCGACGACGAGGTGCTGGACATGCTGCTCGGGGCCGTCAAGGCGTTGCGCGCCGAAGTGGACCTCAACAGGAATCTTGGAGAGCTCGGGGTCACGCGCGCGGACATCCCGCGCCTTGCCGCATTGGCCATGCAGGACCCCTGCATCCTGACCAACCCGAGGAAACCTGCGCAGGCGGACATCGAGGCTATCTATGAAGCGGCGCTCTGA